AGCTGCGGATATCCGCGCACAGACGGCAAAAAGAAAACGGACATTTGTCTCAGCACTCATCATCCTCCTGCTGATCCCCCTGACCATCTGGTTTGGCGTTCGGTTTTTGGATGACCGGAAATATCTGTTTATCAGTCTGCTGATCATTCTCTACACGGCTGTTCCCTTTGTCATGCGGTTTGAGGGGCGCCGGCCCGATGCCCGGGAGATCGTCGTGATCGCCGTGATGGCAGCCATTGTAGCCTGCGGAAATTTAGCTTTTTTCATGCTAAAGCCATTTCAGGCGGGGACAGCGCTGGTGATCATTGCAGGGATATGCCTGGGGCCGGAAGAGGGCTTTTTGACAGGAGCTATGGCAAGACTGGTTATCAATATGTTTGCCAGCCAGGGGCCCTGGACGCCCTGGCAGATGTTTTGCTGGGGACTTCTTGGCTTTCTCGGTGGGCTCTGTTTTAACAGGGATGAGGAGTTTTCAAAGAAGGAAGTTGATTTTAAGGTGGTCATGGGGCCGCTCATCTGTGTTGCAGTGTCGCTGGCGCTGGGGTTTGGCATCTGGGTTATTTCGGATGCACAGGGGCCCTTTGTGGGGTGGTGGCTTTACGGCTTTGGCGCTGTTGGCCTGCTGGCCGGAGTGCTGCTCCAACGCAGGCGCCTTCCGGTCGACCGGCTGACACTGGCAGTCTTTGGTTTTCTGGCTACCTTTATCATCTATGGGGGTATTATGAACATTGCTGCGCTGGTCATGTCTGCCAGTGTTTCGGGCTCTGGTGTGGGCCTTGACTGGGGCTCCATGAAGCTGCTCTATATTTCCGGCGCGCCCTACGATGCGGTGCACGGGTTGGGCACTGCCATTTTTGGTGCGCTGCTTGGGCCAGTGATGATTGAGAAGCTGGAGCGGGTAAAGATTAAATTCGGCCTGTATCATTAAAGGCCGAAAGCAATAAAAGAAAGGGAGATAAAATGAAAAGAGGTATTCAGAAAAAGGGAATTTTATTATTGGCAATGCTTTTGCTGGCAGTGCTCACGCTGGCAGGGTGTAAGGACCCCATCAGCGGGCTGACAGAGGGCAGCTCTGACGAAGAGGTGGTTCAGCTGGCGGATACAAATCCGCTGCCGGAAAACGGTGTTGTAACAGCAGCACAGTTCCGCTCCATCGAAGGGCAGGATAAGGTAGTGACCTTTGAGGGAAGCACCATGAATGGAATTCAGTATGCCTGGAGCTTTAACGGTAAGGATATTCATAATCCAGAAGACCAAAACCTGAAGGTGGACTTTACCACTGAGGGCGGCACACTCAATAATGTTAAATCTGCAGCCGGCGATGCCGCCTACGGCCTGGGCATCACCCTGACGGGCAATAAGGGGCTCATCACCGTGCCGCAGCTTACCATTACGCTGCCGGAAAAATGGGATGCCGACTCGGCTGTTTTTTGCAAGCTGAACAACGGGCAGCCGGCAAAAATGAGCAATGTGACCTTTGACAACAGTGCGGAAACCACAAAAATGACGGTCAATATCGTGGAGACCGGCGGAGATTATTATATCGTGGCCGGAAAAACCATTGCGCCGGTTCCCACACCATCAGCTGGAAATCCTGACGGAACAACACCGGGAGACAGCGGAAATACGGGCTCTGGAAGCTCAGGCGGCAACAGCTGTACCATTTCCATCAGCTGTTCGACCATTCTTAACAATATGGGCAATCTGAAAAGCGGTAAGGAAAGCTTTGTGCCATCGGATGGCTGGATTTTAAAACCGACGACGGTTCAGTTTAATGAGGGAGAAAGTGTCCACGATGTGCTGCGGCGGGTATGCCGAGACAACGGCATTCATATGGAATCCAGCTTTACACCGGCTTATAATGCGGCTTATGTGGAAGGTATCAACCAACTCTATGAATTTGACTGCGGTGAGCTTTCCGGCTGGATGTATAACGTCAACGGCTGGTTCCCGAACTATGGGTGCAGCCAGTATACTGTCGAAAACGGCGATGTAATCAATTGGGTTTATACCTGTGATCTTGGCCGTGACGTTGGCGATAACAGCATGTGGTAAAACCATAAAACAGGTAACGGAGGGGACAGAACTCCTCTCTGTGCCGGTTTTTGGCTGAACGCCTTTTTAAGGGCTTCTTCGCAAGCCTTTAAAAAGGCGCTTAGAGGAGCTATCGCATACAACGGCTCTTTTAGGTGTCTTGTCATCCCTATCTTTTCTATGTTGGGTGAAGCGGTGAAATCGTACGGGCAGCATTCGGGCGCAGGCCTGCACCGCTTCATTCAGAAACCATCGTTCTTAATTATTACACAAATAAGAACAAAGGATGTGATGGCAGGCAGCGGGAGCGGGCCACCTCCGCTTCCGTCCAGTATTATATTATAACAATCGAGGGGAGATTGATATGGAAGATTCTTTTTCCGGCTATCATCCGGTCATTAATTTTGTCTACTTTGTTGCAGTGCTTGTTTTTAGTATGTTTATACTTCACCCGGTGTTTCTGGCTGTTTCGCTATTCTCTGCCTTTGTCTATTCAGGGGTTTTGAAGGGATGGATTAAAGCGCTGAAATCCGCGCTGATTTGTCTGCCGGTTATCATCATTGTGATGTTAATTAACCCGATGTTCAACCATTACGGCGTCACAATTTTATTCTATCTTTATAATGGGAATCCGGTAACGCTGGAGAGTATCGTCTATGGGATCGCCATGGGAGTAACCCTGATCACTGTTTTTATCTGGTTCTCCTGCTACAGCAAGGTAATGACCTCGGATAAATTTATCTTTTTATTTGGGCGGGTTATTCCCGCATTGTCTTTAATCCTTTCAATGGTGCTGCGCTTTGTGCCAAAGTTTATCGCGGAAATTAAGGTGATCAGTAATGGACAGAAATGTATCGGGCGGGACCTGAGCAATGGCAGTATCTTTCAGCGGGCCAGGCACGGCGTGACGATTCTGTCAATCATGATTACCTGGGCGCTTGAGAACGCCATTGAAACAGCGGACAGTATGAAGGCGCGCGGATATGGGCTTAAAGGCAGAACAGCTTTTTCCATATATCGTTTTGACCGCCGTGACACCGTGGCTTCTGTCATTATGCTGGCCGTTTTGGCCTGCGTGGTTGTGGGAATTTCCAGGGGCTTTTCCTTTACGCAATACAATCCTCAGATTAGGATTTCCGGGCTTCAGCCGTTATCTCTGGGCAGTTTATTTACCTATCTGTCTTATTTTATCTTTTGTATGATGCCGGTCATTATCGACGGTGTGGCTGAGCTCAAGTGGTGGTGGCTTAAGAGGCAGATTTCTGAGGCAGAGGAGCATTACGAAGGAGTTGAAGCTATTTGATCCGGCAGACAGTGGAGATTGGCTTTGGGCGAAGCTCGCCCAGAGCTGTTTTACGAAGAAGCTATGCGCTTAACAATCATTTGAGCGGCGAGGTCGTTATTCCAAACGGCTTTACCGATATTGAGGTATCCGCCTTTAAGGATATGAAAAATATTACAAAAATTGTCCTGCCCAAAACGCTTTTACATATTGATGAGCGGGCCTTTTGTGGCTGTGAGAGCCTTGAGGAGGTCGTACTGCCGGAGGGGGTTGAATCCATTGGAGACGAAGCCTTCTGTGGCTGCAGGGCACTTGAAAATGTGCGGCTTCCTTTTGGACTCAGAGTTATTTCAAGGGGACTGTTTAAAAATTGCCTTAAGCTCAGGGCGGTGACAGGTCTCAGGTCTGTGCAGCGCATTGAGGATGGAGCGTTTTGGAACTGCCGCTCTCTGGCAGCCATAGAATTTAGCGGAAAAATTGAAACCGTCGGGATCTACGCCTTTTACCGCTGTGAGAGACTGGAGAAGCTGAGTTTTAAGGGCGCAGTGAAGTGCCTGAAGAGTCATTGTTTTGATGGCGCAGGGTTCAAAGAGCTGTTCCTGCCGGAAGGACTTGAGTAGATTCGGGATGGGGCTTTCCTGTACTGTGAGAAGCTGCGCCGGCTGGTTTTGCCGGGCTCGCTTTTGGAGATTGGAAGCTATGCCCTTGCGGGCTGTGTTCGTTTAACAAAAATAATATTTCAAGGCGGGGTCCCTGCATTCGGACAGGCCGCTTTCCCTTCAAACGCACGGGTTGTTTGTCGTTGGAATCAGGATTCCCGGCTTCTGATGGAAGCCAGGGGATTTAAATTATGCCGAAAACAGGATGAGTTTGCGCTCTATCTGTACCATTACCCTGAAACAGCGGTTCTCGAATTTGAGGCTTCCCCAAAGGATACCTTCCTTCTGATTTTTGGCATCCGGGAAATACCAGCAAGGGCCTATTGTGGCCGTGAAAAAATCAGAAAAGTGCTCATCGGAGAGGGTGTGGAGTGTATTGGACAAAAAGCCTTTGCCGATTGTAAAAGGCTGAGCGATGTGTCCTTACCCAAAAGTCTGAAAGTTGTGGGTGAAGGCGCCTTTCGCGGCTGTCCAGCGGAGGCATCTGCGTTGTACAAAAAATAAAGGAGGATTGAGCAGCAGGGCTGCTTAAAATGATATGGCAGAAGTAGAAATAAGGGATTTGATGTTCACCTACCCCGAGATGGAGAGACCAGCGCTTTGCAACATCAATTTGGAGATAAATGACGGGGATTTTGTCGTTTTGTGCGGCAAGAGCGGCTGCGGCAAAAGTACGCTGCTGCGGCATTTTAAAACGGCGCTTTCCCCCCACGGTACACGGACAGGAGAAATTCTTTTTAAAGAGCAGGAGCTTTCTGAGGTGGATGCCCGCACACAGAGCTCGGAGATTGGCTTTGTGCTGCAAAACCCCGACAATCAGATCGTTACGGATAAGGTATGGCACGAGCTGGCCTTTGGCCTTGAAAGTTTGGGGTATGACACCCCGACCATCCGCCTGAGGGTGGCGGAAATGGCTTCTTATTTTGGGATTCAGGCGTGGTTCAGGCGGAATGTGAACGAGCTGTCCGGCGGACAGAAGCAGCTCTTAAACCTGGCGGCTATCATGGCCATGCACCCCACCCTGTTGATTCTGGATGAGCCGACCTCTCAGCTTGACCCCATTGCAGCCTCAGATTTTTTAGAAACTGTTAAAAAAATTAACCGGGATCTGGGCACGACCATTATCATGACAGAGCACCGGCTTGAGGATATTTTTCCAGCGGCGGACAAGGTGATCGTCATGGATCAGGGCGCAGTTATCGCTCAGGGGCTGCCGCGGGAAATCGGAAAAGAACTGCGGGGCATGGGTCACGATATGTTTTTATCTATGCCTGCTCCCATGCAGATTTATGCTGGAGTCGACAATGAAATGCCTTGTCCGTTGACCGTTCGGGAAGGACGGCAGTGGCTTTCAGAGCTGTTT
The DNA window shown above is from Eubacterium limosum and carries:
- a CDS encoding ECF transporter S component is translated as MMDKTAADIRAQTAKRKRTFVSALIILLLIPLTIWFGVRFLDDRKYLFISLLIILYTAVPFVMRFEGRRPDAREIVVIAVMAAIVACGNLAFFMLKPFQAGTALVIIAGICLGPEEGFLTGAMARLVINMFASQGPWTPWQMFCWGLLGFLGGLCFNRDEEFSKKEVDFKVVMGPLICVAVSLALGFGIWVISDAQGPFVGWWLYGFGAVGLLAGVLLQRRRLPVDRLTLAVFGFLATFIIYGGIMNIAALVMSASVSGSGVGLDWGSMKLLYISGAPYDAVHGLGTAIFGALLGPVMIEKLERVKIKFGLYH
- a CDS encoding energy-coupling factor transporter transmembrane component T gives rise to the protein MEDSFSGYHPVINFVYFVAVLVFSMFILHPVFLAVSLFSAFVYSGVLKGWIKALKSALICLPVIIIVMLINPMFNHYGVTILFYLYNGNPVTLESIVYGIAMGVTLITVFIWFSCYSKVMTSDKFIFLFGRVIPALSLILSMVLRFVPKFIAEIKVISNGQKCIGRDLSNGSIFQRARHGVTILSIMITWALENAIETADSMKARGYGLKGRTAFSIYRFDRRDTVASVIMLAVLACVVVGISRGFSFTQYNPQIRISGLQPLSLGSLFTYLSYFIFCMMPVIIDGVAELKWWWLKRQISEAEEHYEGVEAI
- a CDS encoding leucine-rich repeat domain-containing protein translates to MIRQTVEIGFGRSSPRAVLRRSYALNNHLSGEVVIPNGFTDIEVSAFKDMKNITKIVLPKTLLHIDERAFCGCESLEEVVLPEGVESIGDEAFCGCRALENVRLPFGLRVISRGLFKNCLKLRAVTGLRSVQRIEDGAFWNCRSLAAIEFSGKIETVGIYAFYRCERLEKLSFKGAVKCLKSHCFDGAGFKELFLPEGLE
- a CDS encoding leucine-rich repeat protein; this encodes MEARGFKLCRKQDEFALYLYHYPETAVLEFEASPKDTFLLIFGIREIPARAYCGREKIRKVLIGEGVECIGQKAFADCKRLSDVSLPKSLKVVGEGAFRGCPAEASALYKK
- a CDS encoding DUF4430 domain-containing protein, which codes for MKRGIQKKGILLLAMLLLAVLTLAGCKDPISGLTEGSSDEEVVQLADTNPLPENGVVTAAQFRSIEGQDKVVTFEGSTMNGIQYAWSFNGKDIHNPEDQNLKVDFTTEGGTLNNVKSAAGDAAYGLGITLTGNKGLITVPQLTITLPEKWDADSAVFCKLNNGQPAKMSNVTFDNSAETTKMTVNIVETGGDYYIVAGKTIAPVPTPSAGNPDGTTPGDSGNTGSGSSGGNSCTISISCSTILNNMGNLKSGKESFVPSDGWILKPTTVQFNEGESVHDVLRRVCRDNGIHMESSFTPAYNAAYVEGINQLYEFDCGELSGWMYNVNGWFPNYGCSQYTVENGDVINWVYTCDLGRDVGDNSMW